From the Pseudomonas sp. Teo4 genome, the window CCCACAGGTACTGCAATGATCTCAAGATCTGCGCGGTCCATGTGGGAGCCGGCTTGCCGGCGATTGGGCTGCCAAGCAGCCCCAATACTCTCAACGCTTACCGGTATTCGGCAAAAACACCGCCAACAACCCAAACAACGGCAGGTACGAGCAAACGCCATACACATACTCGATACCACGCAAGTCCGCCACATACCCCAGCAGCGCCGCGCCAATGCCGCCAAAGCCGAACATCAGCCCGAAGAACACCCCGGCGATCATGCCCACGCTGCCCGGCACCAGTTCCTGCGCATACACCACAATGGCCGAGAACGCCGACGCCAGGATGAAGCCGATCACCACGCTCAGCACCGTGGTCCAGAACAGGTCCGCATAGGGCAGCGCCAGGGTGAACGGCGCCACACCAAGAATCGAGAACCAGATCACCGCCTTGCGCCCGATACGGTCGCCGATCGGCCCGCCAAAGAAGGTGCCGGCGGCCACGGCGCCAAGGAGCAGGAACAGATGCAGTTGCGAGCTGGCCACCGACAGGTCGAACTTCTCGATCAGGTAGAAGGTGAAGTAACTGGTGAAGCTGGCCATGTAGAAGTACTTGGAGAACACCAGCAGGCCGAGCACGATCAACGCCGCGATCACCCGCTGGCGCGAGATGCCATGGGTCGCCTGCACCGCCTTGCGCGCCTTGGCCTGGTTGAGATGCTCCTTGTACCAACGACGCAGCATCAAGGTGACCGCGAAGAAGAACAGCCCCGCCAGGCCGAACCAGGCAACGTGGCTCTGGCCGAAGGGAATCACGATGGCCGCCGCCAGCAACGGGCCGAATGCCGAGCCTGCGTTGCCACCGACCTGGAAGGTCGACTGGGCCAGGCCAAAACGCCCGCCCGAGGCCAAGCGAGCGATTCGCGAAGTTTCCGGGTGGAAGGTCGACGAGCCGATACCCACCAGCGCCGAAGCCAGCAGAATCATCGGGAAGCTGCCGACGAACGCCAGCATGACGATGCCCACCAAGGTACACACCGTGCCCATCGGCAACAGGTTTGGCGTCGGCCTGCGGTCGGTGAAGAAACCAACCCAAGGTTGCAGCAACGACGCGGTGATCTGGAACGTCAGGGTGATCAGGCCGATCTGGGCAAAGCTCAGGTTGTAGTTGGCCTTGAGCATCGGGTAGATCGCCGGCAACACCGACTGGATCAAGTCGTTGATCAGGTGCGCCAGGGCGCAGAAGGCGATGATGCGCATCACCAGCGGGTTGGCTTGGGTAGCCGAGCCGCTGGCTGAGGCGGTTGGGGCACTGCTGGTGGCCATGAACTGGTGTCTCCGTCGGCAGGTTGGGATCCGATTATCGGAAAACAAATAGATACATAGCTACCTTTTTATCACCTTGTCGCCATGTACTTGTAAATGGTTCTCAATATATTTAGTATCCTCAGCCTACATTCCCGTTGTCGCTGGGCGAAACCGCCCTCTTCACGAGCTGACCGACACCATGAGCCCCATGCCCGCCCAGCAGATCCAGCCCGATGCCCAGCAAGAAGCGCTGGAGTGGTTCTCGCGCATGCGCCAGCCGGGCTGTGACGATGTCGAACGCCGCGCCTTCGCGATCTGGTGCCAGGACCCGCTCAACGCCCATGCCTACGCTGAACTCGAAGCCTTCTGGCAGCAGTTGCAACCGCCGCCGGCACGTCCACGCCCGCAACAGGTAAAGCCCCGCCGTAGTCACTTGGGCAAAGTCATGGCGTTGCTGTTCCTGTTGCTGCTCGGTGCGTTGGTGTACCTGTATTGGCCGCTGATGCAACGCTGGGGCAGCGAATTGCACACTGAGGTCGGCGAACGCCGCAGTGTGCGCCTGGCCGATGGCTCGACTCTGCACCTGGATAGCGCCAGTGCGATGAACGTCGACCTGCGCAGCCGCACCCGCCAACTGCATCTGGTGCAGGGCCAGGTCTACCTTGAAGTGATGCTCGATGGCCGGGCCATGGAGTTGCAGGTCGACGACGCACGCATCCAGGTGTACGGCAGCCGCCTGATGGTTGCGCGCCATGCAGACCACGACGAGCTGGTGGTGATCAACGGCAAGGCCCTGGTCATTCAGGGTGGGGATCAACGCATGGTCTCGGCGGGCGAGCGCGTGACCTTCAACGAAGCACGCATAGATGCCGTGCAGAAAATCGACATCAACCGCGCCTCGGCCTGGCGTAACGGTGACTTGCGCGTTACCGACATGCCACTTGGCCAGGTTCTGGAACGCCTGGCCGGCTACCAGGGCAAACGGGTCTGGCTGATGGATCAGCAGACCGCCTATCGGCATGTCAGTGGTGACTTCAGCCTCGACCGGGCTGGTGAAAGCCTGGATAAACTTGCCACCGAGCAGCAATTGAAGCTCAACGGCCTGCTTGGCCACTGGCTTATCGTCCGCTGAAACCGGGCTTTGCGGCTAAGTTTTTGAAAGCGTGCAAATTTTTTTTGAAATGAGTGTTGACACAGGGTCATCACAAGGGAATAATGCGCGCCATCGGCTACATAGCTCAGTTGGTTAGAGCATAGCATTCATAATGCTGGGGTCCGGGGTTCAAGTCCCTGTGTAGCCACCAAACAAGTCAAAGGGCTTACCGCAAGGTAGGCCCTTTTTCTTTGCCTGCAATAAATACCCTCTCAGCGCACACCGCTAATGGCAACCGCCAATCCCAGCCCGATCAGCGCCACACCTATCAGTCGGTCGACCACCCGCTGACGCTCGATCATCGCCCTGCGCAAGCTCGCACTGGAAAAGAATACCGCCACCAGGCTGAACCAGGCCCAGTGGGCGAACGACATGAATGCGCCATAGGCGAAATCCAGCAGCAGTGGGCTGCCCGGCTGCACGACCTGGGTGTAGGCGCTGATCACGAACAGCATGGTCTTGGGGTTGAAGGCATTGGTCAGGAAACCCGTGCGCAGTGCCTGCAACACGCCGGCACGGGTGCCATCGCCTTCGAGGCGGATACGGCGGGTGTTGATCAACGACTGGTAACCCAGATAGATCAAGTACCCCGCCCCCAGCACCTTCATGCCCACAAACAACGTTGGGCTGTGGCTGATGATCACCGCGATGCCCAGCACCGTGTACAACACATGTACCTGCACGCCCAGGGCAATGCCCACTGCAGCGGCCAGCCCCGCCTTGCGGCCTTGTGCATAACTGCTTCGGGTGACCATGGCGAAATCGGCACCGGGACTGATGACGGCGAGAAGGGTAAACAGTGCTACAGCGATGAGTTCGGTCACGGGAAGGCTCTCGATAGACGATGGAATTGCACAGATGCGCGAATTATCGATGGCCTGTTAACCGCGAAAAATCGATTTATAGTAGGGCTTATCTGTCAGTTTTTTTCACAAAGGTGTATTGCCAGTACCGGCCTCATCGCCGGCAAGCCGGCTCCCACATGGACCGCGCAGACCTTGAGATCACTGCCGTACCTGTGGGAGCTGGCTTGCCAGCGATGAGGCCGGCACAGGCAGCGCAATACAGTTGCTCCCACATGGACCGCGCAGATTGGACTGCCCCCAAGAAGTTGGACACAAATCCAACCCTTGGGGGATCTATGGGCAAGTACACCGAGCAGTTCAAGCTCGCTGCAATCACGACCTACCTAACTGGCAGTGATGGTTTCCGAAAGGTGGCCAGGCATTTCGGGCTCGATGTCAGTCTGTTGAGACGGTGGGTGGCGAGCCATCAGGCCAGTGCAGGTCTTGGCCCGCGATCACACGGACAGCGCTACAGCGATGACTTCAAGCGGCAGGTGTTGCAGTACATGCTGGAGCATCGGCTTTCGATGCGCCAAACGGCGGCACATTTTGGTTTAGGGCAATCTTCTCAGGTAGGCATCTGGCAGCGGCAATACTACAGTGGCAGCCCTACCGTCCTGACAGCTATTCAACAGAGAAAGCCGACCAACGTGGCCAAGAGAATCAAGCCAGCCAAACCCACGGACTCCAACGACACGGAGAAATCCCGAGAACAGCTGATGGCTGAACTCGAATACCTGCGCATGGAGAACGCTGTCCTAAAGGAGCTCAAAGCGCTGCGAGAGGAAAAGGAGCGAACACGGGCGAAAAAGCCCTGATTGTCTCCCAACTCAAACGCAGATTTCCGTTACCAGACCTTCTGGAATTAGTAGGCCTGGCGCGCAGCACGTTCTATTACCAGATCAAAAGCCAGCAGAAGCCGGACAAGCATGCCGCGCTCAACGAGTTGGTGCAGCGCGTTTATCACAAGGAGAGGGGGCTGTACGGCTATCGGCGTGTGGCGTTGGCGATCAGAAGCCAAGGGACCCTGGTCAACAAAAAAGTTATCGAACGGCTAATGGCTCGGCTCGGCCTGAAATCTGTGGTGCGCCCGAAAAAATACCGCTCCTACCGGGGGTGCGTCGGCAAAGTGGCCAAGAATCTGCTGGAACGCAATTTCATCGCTCAGCGACCTAACCAGAAATGGGTAACCGATGTCACTGAGTTCAAGGTAGCTCAGCAAAAGCTCTATCTGTCGCCAGTGTTGGACTTGTACAACGGAGAAATCATTGCCTATGAAACGGCCAGCCGGCCCAGCTATAGCTTGGTTGGAAATATGTTGGAGAAAGCTCTCAATCGCTTGGGAGAAAAGCCCAAGCTAGTGATCCACTCTGATCAAGGCTGGCACTACCAGCAAGCTCAATACCGCCACAAGCTCAATGAACGTGGCGTAAAGCAAAGCATGTCTCGCAAGGGCAATTGCCTGGACAATGCAGCTATGGAAAGCTTCTTCGGCACACTCAAGGCTGAATTTTTTTATCTGAAGCGATTTGAGAGTGTTGAGGAGCTGAAGGCAGGTCTGGAAGAGTACATCCATTACTACAACCATGACCGGATCAAACTGAAGCTCAATGGCCTGAGCCCTGTCGATTACAGGACTCAGGTCACTGGCTGAAACTGTCCAACTTTTGGGGGGCAGTCCAGATCTTGAGATCACTGCAGTACCTGTGGGAGCTGGCTTGCCGGCGATGAGGCCGGTACAGACAAGACGACAAACATGAAACTGCCGCCACTCAACACATTGCGCTACTTCGACATCGCCGCCGAAACGGAAAACTTCGTACGCGCTGCCGAACGCCTGCACGTCACCCACGGCGCCGTCAGCCGCCAGGTGCGCCTGCTGGAAGAAAGCCTTGGCGTAGAGCTGTTCGAACGCCGCAACCGGGCCATCTTCCTCACGCCCGCAGGCCGCGAGCTGCATGGCACCACCCAGGCCATCTTCGAACAGCTCGAACATGCACTGCAGCGCCTGCAGCAGGAAGACAACAACGTACTGGTACTTTCCTGCGAACCCACCATCGCCATGCGCTGGCTGATCCCGCGCTTACCACGCTTTCACGCCGCCCACCCCGACCTGCAACTCCACCTGGTCGCAGCCGGTGGCCCGCTGGATTTCGACCGCAGCGGCATCGACCTGGCATTGCGCCGTGACGACTTCCACTGGGAGCACGCGCTGCATAGCGTGAAAATCTGTGATGAGTGGATCGGCCCGGTAGGCCGCCCCACCGCTACCGAAAGCCAGCGTCTTCTGCACAGCAGCACTCGCCCTGGCGCCTGGCCAACCTGGCTGCGCCTGAGCGGCCGGCCAATCAGGCACACCGAACGCAGCGACTACGAACATTTCTACCTGTCGATCCAGGCCGCCAGCGCAGGCTTGGGCCTGGCCATCGCTTCAGCCCTGATGGTGCGTGACGAGCTCGACAGCGGACAGCTGAAAGCCCCCTTTGGCTTTCTGCGCGACGGCTCTGCCTACCACCTGCTCAGCCCACATCCGCTCGACGATGGCGGCAAACGCCAACGTTTCGCGCAATGGGTGATCGACGAGTGCCATGGCTGCCTGACTCAATTGGGCTTGGTGCAGAACGACGAACCGGCACGACCATCTCCACCCCAAGTGCGGTAGCCAGCGGTATCGATGTGAATACGCCCGGTCGGATAACGCCCCAGCCCCATGTTCCAGCTCTGACCGTGCTGTTGCCAGAAACGGCATAGCGGTTGAGGGTCGGCCCAGCGCGGCAACAGGACATCGACCGCGAAAGCACGGGTATGCGCACTGCCCACGGCGCCGCCCGCGCAGGCGTTCAGGCTTGGGTCCCGGTAGGCCGAGACCACCTCGTACTGGCGCAGGATGCCCTGCTGATCGAGTGTCTTGAGTAACGACAGAGTGGAGCGCACAGCCGGCCAGTTGCTGGCTGGCGGTACCGCAAAAGGCGATGCCCGGCACATACGCCAATCCGAGGCCGAACGCAGCAACTGGGCGATCGG encodes:
- a CDS encoding MFS transporter → MATSSAPTASASGSATQANPLVMRIIAFCALAHLINDLIQSVLPAIYPMLKANYNLSFAQIGLITLTFQITASLLQPWVGFFTDRRPTPNLLPMGTVCTLVGIVMLAFVGSFPMILLASALVGIGSSTFHPETSRIARLASGGRFGLAQSTFQVGGNAGSAFGPLLAAAIVIPFGQSHVAWFGLAGLFFFAVTLMLRRWYKEHLNQAKARKAVQATHGISRQRVIAALIVLGLLVFSKYFYMASFTSYFTFYLIEKFDLSVASSQLHLFLLLGAVAAGTFFGGPIGDRIGRKAVIWFSILGVAPFTLALPYADLFWTTVLSVVIGFILASAFSAIVVYAQELVPGSVGMIAGVFFGLMFGFGGIGAALLGYVADLRGIEYVYGVCSYLPLFGLLAVFLPNTGKR
- a CDS encoding FecR family protein — encoded protein: MSPMPAQQIQPDAQQEALEWFSRMRQPGCDDVERRAFAIWCQDPLNAHAYAELEAFWQQLQPPPARPRPQQVKPRRSHLGKVMALLFLLLLGALVYLYWPLMQRWGSELHTEVGERRSVRLADGSTLHLDSASAMNVDLRSRTRQLHLVQGQVYLEVMLDGRAMELQVDDARIQVYGSRLMVARHADHDELVVINGKALVIQGGDQRMVSAGERVTFNEARIDAVQKIDINRASAWRNGDLRVTDMPLGQVLERLAGYQGKRVWLMDQQTAYRHVSGDFSLDRAGESLDKLATEQQLKLNGLLGHWLIVR
- a CDS encoding LysE family translocator; its protein translation is MTELIAVALFTLLAVISPGADFAMVTRSSYAQGRKAGLAAAVGIALGVQVHVLYTVLGIAVIISHSPTLFVGMKVLGAGYLIYLGYQSLINTRRIRLEGDGTRAGVLQALRTGFLTNAFNPKTMLFVISAYTQVVQPGSPLLLDFAYGAFMSFAHWAWFSLVAVFFSSASLRRAMIERQRVVDRLIGVALIGLGLAVAISGVR
- a CDS encoding IS3 family transposase (programmed frameshift), with amino-acid sequence MGKYTEQFKLAAITTYLTGSDGFRKVARHFGLDVSLLRRWVASHQASAGLGPRSHGQRYSDDFKRQVLQYMLEHRLSMRQTAAHFGLGQSSQVGIWQRQYYSGSPTVLTAIQQRKPTNVAKRIKPAKPTDSNDTEKSREQLMAELEYLRMENAVLKGAQSAARGKGANTGEKALIVSQLKRRFPLPDLLELVGLARSTFYYQIKSQQKPDKHAALNELVQRVYHKERGLYGYRRVALAIRSQGTLVNKKVIERLMARLGLKSVVRPKKYRSYRGCVGKVAKNLLERNFIAQRPNQKWVTDVTEFKVAQQKLYLSPVLDLYNGEIIAYETASRPSYSLVGNMLEKALNRLGEKPKLVIHSDQGWHYQQAQYRHKLNERGVKQSMSRKGNCLDNAAMESFFGTLKAEFFYLKRFESVEELKAGLEEYIHYYNHDRIKLKLNGLSPVDYRTQVTG
- a CDS encoding LysR family transcriptional regulator, with translation MKLPPLNTLRYFDIAAETENFVRAAERLHVTHGAVSRQVRLLEESLGVELFERRNRAIFLTPAGRELHGTTQAIFEQLEHALQRLQQEDNNVLVLSCEPTIAMRWLIPRLPRFHAAHPDLQLHLVAAGGPLDFDRSGIDLALRRDDFHWEHALHSVKICDEWIGPVGRPTATESQRLLHSSTRPGAWPTWLRLSGRPIRHTERSDYEHFYLSIQAASAGLGLAIASALMVRDELDSGQLKAPFGFLRDGSAYHLLSPHPLDDGGKRQRFAQWVIDECHGCLTQLGLVQNDEPARPSPPQVR
- a CDS encoding D-Ala-D-Ala carboxypeptidase family metallohydrolase is translated as MKWVLVAAVATIASASQADERDLWMFAQWAGDHQTRPFREMLVDARLYGVVPIAQLLRSASDWRMCRASPFAVPPASNWPAVRSTLSLLKTLDQQGILRQYEVVSAYRDPSLNACAGGAVGSAHTRAFAVDVLLPRWADPQPLCRFWQQHGQSWNMGLGRYPTGRIHIDTAGYRTWGGDGRAGSSFCTKPN